In the Armatimonadota bacterium genome, one interval contains:
- a CDS encoding terminase family protein, which yields MKRRRRWTADEVIASALRGSGHTLTGYQQAFLADRSPMRSVLKARQTGFSWLFALEALGQAIANRHFSIFVSLNREEAAEKIFYARDLYEALPPRMRVPLRRASAYEMLFEGGGRLLSFPCRAPRGKAGASLYLDEMAFYPHSERVYGGALPVVTHGGRVTVASTPNGDAGMFWRLLSEPDLVSRFSQHTVPWWRAPWLCTDPEAADAEAIADVRVDRYGTEVLQRLRGAMDSVTFQQEYELHFVDLKDAFITWPEIMDNVRDVPMAATWSSLAAMGGRLYAGVDIGRVAHATEIVVIRADGDRWSVCCIKSMVNETYWRQEEAVLDCLRIAGVERLCIDATGIGNNLSENLAGAYPDRVTGLHFTGRLKEMMAHEVKRQLQAGALSLPRHRSLMDQLHAVRRTWLESGHARFDAPVVDSNHADKFWALAMALHAANARFASVTARILR from the coding sequence ATGAAGAGACGGCGCAGGTGGACGGCGGACGAGGTGATCGCTTCGGCACTTCGTGGGTCCGGGCACACACTCACCGGTTACCAGCAGGCCTTTCTCGCCGACCGATCTCCCATGCGGTCCGTCTTAAAGGCGCGGCAAACGGGTTTCTCGTGGCTGTTCGCGCTGGAAGCCCTCGGCCAGGCCATCGCCAACCGGCATTTCAGTATCTTCGTCAGCCTCAACCGCGAGGAAGCTGCTGAGAAGATCTTCTATGCGCGCGACCTCTACGAAGCCCTGCCGCCCAGGATGCGTGTCCCCCTTCGCCGCGCGTCCGCCTACGAGATGCTCTTCGAGGGCGGAGGCCGACTCCTCTCGTTTCCATGCCGCGCGCCACGCGGAAAGGCCGGCGCCAGCCTCTACCTCGACGAAATGGCGTTCTATCCGCACTCCGAACGCGTATACGGCGGCGCGCTTCCGGTCGTCACCCACGGCGGAAGGGTCACCGTTGCCTCCACGCCGAACGGCGATGCCGGTATGTTCTGGCGCCTGCTGTCGGAGCCGGATCTTGTGTCCCGCTTCTCCCAGCACACCGTGCCGTGGTGGCGCGCCCCGTGGTTGTGCACCGACCCCGAGGCCGCCGACGCCGAAGCGATCGCCGATGTACGCGTGGATCGGTATGGCACCGAAGTCCTGCAGCGCCTGCGCGGCGCAATGGACAGCGTAACGTTCCAGCAGGAGTATGAACTCCACTTCGTCGACCTCAAGGACGCCTTCATCACGTGGCCGGAAATCATGGACAACGTACGCGACGTCCCGATGGCCGCCACGTGGTCAAGCCTCGCCGCAATGGGTGGCCGGCTGTACGCCGGCGTGGACATCGGACGCGTCGCCCACGCCACCGAAATCGTGGTGATCCGGGCCGACGGCGACCGATGGTCCGTCTGTTGCATCAAGAGCATGGTCAACGAGACCTACTGGCGCCAGGAAGAAGCCGTGCTGGACTGCCTGCGGATCGCCGGGGTCGAACGGCTCTGCATCGACGCGACCGGCATCGGAAACAACCTCAGCGAGAATCTGGCGGGCGCATATCCCGATCGTGTAACGGGCCTGCACTTCACAGGCCGCCTGAAGGAGATGATGGCGCACGAGGTCAAACGGCAGTTGCAGGCGGGCGCACTCTCGCTGCCGCGCCACAGGTCGCTGATGGACCAACTCCACGCCGTCCGCCGCACCTGGCTGGAATCCGGACACGCACGATTCGACGCCCCGGTCGTCGACTCCAACCACGCCGACAAATTCTGGGCCCTCGCCATGGCCCTCCACGCCGCAAACGCCCGCTTCGCCAGCGTCACCGCGCGAATTCTACGGTAA